Proteins co-encoded in one Spirosoma endbachense genomic window:
- a CDS encoding TonB-dependent receptor produces the protein MRYLFLFVLLTCFGYYATQAQVTTSSIAGVISDESGNGLPGATVQAIHLPTGTPYGVTTRTEGQFNIPNMRIGGPYRITISFVGYQSETVENISLSLGQKLPLNLTLKSSSNQLSEVVVRSTANDVLNNTRTGPQTNISSEQLRNLPTIKRSVFDYTRLNPMAGGDGSFGGRNSRFNNFALNGAIFNNPFGLDASTPGGQSDAQPVSLDAIEQIQVALSPYDVTQSGFTGAGVNAVTKSGTNQFHGTAFGFYRNQDLTGKKVKGTDIIVPESNQTQYGFSVGGPIIKNKLFFFVNAEFDRRSDLGTAGWVAARPGLTGANVSRVSASDLDLVSSTLKTLYNYDTGPYENFTHKTQNSKGIAKLDWNINQTHKLSVIYNFLDAFQDKPANPSALGRRGPDFLTLQYYSSGYRINNKLNGGIVELNSNFNGKYANKLQVGYTAFRDTRDPFSAPFPTVNIGKDGVRYIVAGHEPFSINNRLTQDVFQLTDNFNIYAGRHTVTLGGSFEKFSFDNSFNLGAYDGAFSDFTSVQDFITAASGNVFKTSVSNARNNFQTGNWALAQTRVGQLGLYAQDEFAVSPKFILTYGLKVDFPMYFDTKQKIQENIDRNKANYQPDNQYYDANGNPIKLNSLDLPKQTPLFSPRVGFNYDIKGDGTQKLRGGTGIFTGRFPFVWIGNQVANPNFFFYCTTDPNFKFPQVWKSSLGYDHKFKNGWITSVDILYNKDINAMLVRNYGLKTPTGRLQDPSSRPIYQVSDRAVNAFGGQTDAFVFTNTSLGNSFNTSLQVQRTWANGFYVSVGYNFLAAKEVSSLSAEISSDAYDRNPTYGNSNVAMLGQASYGSRQRIVASASKRFIYGKGWATTLSAVTEYTEGSRFSFTYAGDINNDGAFDNDLLFIPTSSQLGQMKFTGTDAQQTAQRAGFESYIQQDKYLSSHRGQVAEKFTSFTPWFSTLDIRVLQELMLANKHTIQLSLDILNFGNLLNSNWGVRQFASYTGLAQPLGVTTDGTGVPTYSFDTSQKSTFFNDSQLTSRWRMQLGLRYSF, from the coding sequence ATGCGCTACTTATTTTTATTCGTTTTACTCACCTGTTTTGGCTATTATGCTACACAGGCTCAAGTGACTACCTCTTCCATTGCGGGAGTCATCAGCGATGAAAGCGGTAACGGCTTACCCGGTGCAACGGTACAGGCCATTCACCTGCCAACGGGCACTCCATACGGCGTTACAACCCGGACCGAAGGTCAATTTAACATTCCCAATATGCGAATAGGCGGTCCTTACCGCATCACCATCTCTTTCGTTGGTTATCAGTCAGAAACCGTTGAAAACATTTCGCTGAGCCTGGGGCAGAAATTACCGCTGAATCTCACGCTGAAAAGTAGCTCGAATCAACTCAGTGAGGTTGTCGTTCGGTCAACTGCCAACGACGTGCTGAATAACACTCGAACCGGCCCACAAACCAATATCAGCAGTGAGCAATTACGCAACCTGCCCACGATTAAGCGTTCGGTATTCGACTATACGCGATTAAACCCAATGGCCGGGGGAGATGGATCGTTTGGCGGACGCAATAGCCGCTTCAACAACTTCGCATTGAACGGGGCCATTTTCAATAATCCCTTTGGTCTGGATGCGTCGACACCGGGCGGTCAGTCGGATGCGCAACCCGTTTCACTCGATGCGATCGAACAGATCCAGGTGGCGCTGTCGCCCTATGACGTGACGCAGTCGGGTTTCACGGGCGCGGGCGTGAATGCGGTTACAAAGTCAGGCACGAACCAGTTTCATGGAACCGCGTTTGGCTTCTACCGCAACCAGGACCTGACCGGGAAAAAGGTAAAAGGAACCGACATCATTGTTCCGGAGTCGAATCAAACACAATATGGGTTTAGCGTCGGTGGCCCAATCATCAAAAACAAGCTGTTCTTTTTTGTCAATGCTGAATTCGACCGTCGCTCAGACCTTGGAACGGCCGGTTGGGTAGCCGCCCGACCGGGTCTGACGGGTGCCAACGTCTCGCGGGTTTCGGCATCGGACCTCGACCTGGTGTCGAGTACGTTAAAAACGCTTTATAACTATGATACAGGCCCTTACGAGAATTTCACGCACAAGACCCAAAACTCGAAAGGGATTGCCAAACTCGATTGGAACATCAACCAGACGCACAAACTATCGGTGATTTATAACTTTCTGGATGCCTTTCAGGACAAACCGGCAAACCCTTCGGCCCTGGGTCGGCGTGGGCCGGATTTTCTGACGTTGCAGTATTACAGTTCAGGCTACCGGATTAACAATAAGCTGAACGGCGGCATTGTTGAACTCAACTCTAACTTCAATGGTAAGTATGCCAATAAGTTACAGGTCGGTTATACGGCTTTCCGCGACACGCGTGATCCATTTTCAGCCCCCTTTCCAACGGTCAATATTGGCAAAGACGGCGTTCGGTATATCGTGGCCGGACATGAACCCTTTTCGATCAACAACCGATTAACGCAGGATGTATTTCAACTAACTGACAACTTCAACATCTACGCGGGCAGACATACCGTTACACTTGGAGGCAGTTTCGAGAAATTCAGCTTCGACAATTCCTTTAATTTGGGCGCTTACGACGGTGCTTTCTCCGATTTCACGTCTGTTCAGGATTTCATAACGGCGGCCTCCGGCAATGTATTCAAAACATCCGTGAGCAATGCCCGTAACAACTTCCAAACTGGCAACTGGGCACTGGCCCAAACGCGCGTTGGGCAGTTAGGACTTTATGCACAGGACGAATTTGCCGTGTCGCCAAAATTTATCCTGACTTACGGCCTGAAAGTCGATTTCCCCATGTATTTCGATACCAAACAGAAAATTCAGGAGAATATCGACCGCAACAAAGCCAATTATCAGCCTGATAACCAGTATTATGATGCCAATGGCAATCCCATTAAGCTGAATTCACTGGATTTGCCGAAGCAAACGCCCCTGTTTTCGCCAAGAGTTGGTTTCAACTACGACATCAAGGGCGATGGAACACAGAAGCTGCGCGGAGGGACGGGCATTTTCACCGGACGCTTTCCCTTCGTCTGGATTGGTAACCAGGTGGCAAACCCCAACTTCTTTTTCTATTGTACCACCGATCCGAACTTCAAATTTCCACAAGTCTGGAAGAGTAGTCTTGGATACGACCATAAGTTTAAAAACGGCTGGATCACGTCTGTGGATATTCTTTACAATAAAGACATCAACGCCATGCTTGTCCGGAATTATGGCCTAAAAACGCCGACCGGACGCCTTCAGGACCCAAGTAGTCGTCCCATTTATCAAGTATCGGATCGGGCGGTCAATGCCTTTGGTGGTCAAACTGATGCGTTCGTTTTCACCAATACGAGCTTAGGTAATTCGTTCAATACGAGTCTTCAGGTGCAACGGACATGGGCCAATGGTTTCTACGTAAGTGTTGGCTATAATTTCCTGGCAGCGAAGGAAGTATCATCACTTAGTGCCGAGATTTCGTCGGATGCCTACGACCGCAATCCAACCTATGGAAATTCGAATGTGGCCATGCTTGGGCAGGCTTCTTATGGTAGCCGCCAGCGCATAGTGGCCTCGGCTTCCAAACGATTTATCTATGGCAAAGGCTGGGCAACTACCTTATCGGCCGTAACTGAATATACGGAAGGAAGCCGATTCAGCTTCACGTATGCGGGCGACATCAACAACGACGGCGCATTCGACAACGACCTGCTGTTTATTCCAACCAGCAGCCAGTTAGGGCAGATGAAATTTACGGGTACAGATGCCCAGCAGACCGCTCAACGGGCAGGCTTTGAATCGTATATTCAACAGGATAAATACCTCAGTTCACATCGGGGTCAGGTTGCGGAGAAATTCACCAGTTTTACCCCCTGGTTCTCCACTCTCGATATCCGCGTGTTGCAGGAGTTGATGCTGGCCAACAAACATACCATCCAGTTGAGCCTGGATATTCTAAATTTTGGCAATCTGCTCAATAGTAACTGGGGAGTTCGTCAGTTTGCCTCCTATACGGGTCTGGCACAACCGCTGGGCGTTACAACTGATGGCACCGGGGTGCCGACCTACAGCTTCGATACGAGCCAGAAATCGACGTTCTTCAACGATTCTCAACTGACGTCTCGCTGGCGGATGCAGTTGGGCTTGCGGTACTCGTTCTAA
- a CDS encoding DUF819 family protein: MADSIFILFVLSLNVIICEWLIKKPGFRHIGTALLVIILTAIESNLKIIPTTETPVYEGIFSYVAPFALFLLLLSVNLKDLRQAGLPMLTMFLIGSVGTITGVLVSVWAFSAPQTVGKLFYALAGMFTGTYIGGGINFNAVALHYNVSKAGNLFVAATAADNIMTALWMVATLLIPRFLQQRFPHQKTASQIATQPTTANDMIDDPFSDTETMTPNDLALLLALGFGAISLSKLLAFFIPEAPFVLILTTLALLLAQFRIINNLRGSRLLGMFGVYIFLAVIGAYCDVAALIDDGQLAFVLFGMILLLVLIHAVFVFGLGALFRQDWAVLGIASQANIGGATSALALARSLNRSDLQLPAVLVGTLGNAIGTYLGIFVAEMLR; encoded by the coding sequence GTGGCTGACTCTATTTTTATCCTCTTCGTACTTTCCCTGAATGTTATTATCTGTGAATGGCTCATTAAAAAGCCTGGTTTTCGCCATATCGGAACGGCTTTACTGGTGATTATCCTGACCGCTATCGAGTCGAATCTCAAAATAATTCCCACGACCGAAACGCCCGTTTATGAAGGTATCTTTAGTTACGTTGCGCCTTTTGCCCTGTTTTTGCTACTCCTAAGTGTAAATCTGAAAGATTTGCGACAGGCTGGCTTGCCGATGCTGACTATGTTTCTTATTGGATCTGTAGGGACAATAACCGGCGTTTTGGTCAGTGTTTGGGCGTTTTCAGCTCCACAAACTGTCGGGAAGCTATTTTATGCCCTGGCTGGTATGTTTACGGGAACCTATATCGGGGGAGGAATTAACTTTAATGCGGTTGCCCTGCATTATAATGTCTCTAAAGCGGGTAATCTGTTTGTTGCCGCTACAGCTGCCGATAATATCATGACAGCGCTCTGGATGGTGGCAACCTTACTGATACCCCGGTTTTTGCAACAGCGTTTTCCGCATCAGAAAACAGCCAGTCAGATCGCCACGCAGCCAACAACGGCAAACGATATGATCGATGATCCTTTTTCGGATACTGAAACGATGACTCCCAATGATCTGGCCTTATTGCTGGCCCTGGGGTTTGGCGCTATTTCTCTGTCAAAACTACTAGCGTTTTTTATTCCTGAGGCTCCATTCGTGTTGATCCTGACGACTCTGGCGCTGCTATTGGCGCAATTCCGGATAATCAATAACCTTCGCGGGAGTCGATTGCTGGGCATGTTTGGCGTCTATATTTTTCTGGCTGTTATTGGGGCTTACTGCGATGTTGCCGCTCTGATCGACGATGGGCAACTCGCTTTTGTTCTGTTTGGCATGATCCTTTTATTGGTTCTGATTCATGCCGTTTTTGTTTTTGGCCTTGGAGCCCTCTTTCGTCAGGATTGGGCTGTACTCGGGATCGCATCGCAGGCTAATATTGGAGGAGCCACGTCGGCATTGGCTTTGGCGAGGAGTCTGAACCGTTCGGATTTACAGCTCCCAGCTGTTTTGGTTGGCACCCTTGGCAATGCGATTGGCACCTATCTGGGCATTTTTGTTGCAGAAATGCTGAGGTGA
- a CDS encoding DoxX family protein, protein MAFFLGLVSIAALLYGIGWIAQNDYLLTIPNDMLWATTTMFVLIGLMHLRNPDQLTYMIANFMPNARLLVLLSGVAEVVVGIGLVFSETRIWAAGGLILLLIAMFPANINVAVNKLPPPGGLPAKPWYVWSRLLFQPAYIIWIWYAVFGQ, encoded by the coding sequence ATGGCTTTCTTCCTTGGATTAGTATCGATTGCCGCTTTACTATACGGAATCGGCTGGATCGCGCAGAACGACTATTTGCTGACTATCCCCAATGACATGCTATGGGCCACTACCACGATGTTTGTGCTGATTGGGCTGATGCATTTGCGCAACCCGGATCAGCTTACGTACATGATTGCCAACTTTATGCCTAATGCACGGTTGCTCGTGTTGCTATCGGGCGTTGCCGAAGTTGTGGTCGGTATTGGTCTGGTGTTTTCCGAAACCCGTATCTGGGCCGCCGGGGGGCTGATTCTCTTGTTGATTGCCATGTTTCCCGCCAATATAAATGTAGCTGTCAATAAGCTCCCTCCGCCGGGTGGTTTGCCCGCCAAACCATGGTATGTTTGGTCGAGGCTGTTGTTTCAACCTGCCTATATTATCTGGATCTGGTACGCGGTTTTTGGGCAGTAA